In one window of Gossypium hirsutum isolate 1008001.06 chromosome A01, Gossypium_hirsutum_v2.1, whole genome shotgun sequence DNA:
- the LOC107916758 gene encoding probable BOI-related E3 ubiquitin-protein ligase 3 — translation MAIQAQLYSDNIGFPICGSLDLIDNGCGLVGAAAGFNQQISSQLQQLQQFQHLQNQHQRDQTFSFGSTNNNRESIMFEKQRYEIDQFIKSQNERLRLLLQEQRKQQYEVLVKKIESKASFLLRQKDEEIVKARNKTMELQNMLKKLEMENQAWQRVAQENEAMVVSLNNRLEQVREEQASCRFNNGVDDAESCCECEDNNEGIMETKGNGSFAAVDSSNQRQEEQEEKTTMVCKCCYCRNSSVLFLPCRHLCSCKDCATFLDSCPVCRTPKKACIEALIS, via the exons ATGGCTATACAAGCGCAGTTGTATTCTGATAATATTGGGTTCCCAATTTGCGGTTCTTTGGATTTGATCGATAATGGTTGTGGACTTGTTGGTGCTGCTGCTGGTTTCAATCAACAGATATCATCACAGCTTCAACAACTGCAACAGTTTCAACACCTTCAAAACCAGCACCAAAGGGACCAAACCTTTTCCTTTGGTAGCACTAACAACAATCGTGAATCAATCATGTTTGAGAAGCAAAGATACGAGATTGATCAGTTTATCAAATCACAG AATGAGAGGCTGAGGTTGTTACTGCAAGAGCAAAGGAAACAACAGTATGAAGTATTGGTGAAGAAGATAGAATCAAAGGCCTCTTTTTTGCTTAGACAAAAAGATGAAGAGATTGTTAAAGCGAGGAACAAAACAATGGAACTTCAGAATATGTTGAAGAAATTGGAGATGGAGAATCAAGCATGGCAAAGGGTGGCGCAAGAGAATGAAGCCATGGTTGTGTCTTTAAACAACAGGCTTGAACAAGTACGGGAGGAACAAGCTTCTTGTCGTTTTAACAATGGTGTCGATGACGCAGAGTCTTGCTGTGAATGCGAAGACAACAACGAAGGGATTATGGAAACAAAGGGAAACGGAAGTTTCGCAGCGGTTGATAGCAGCAATCAAAGAcaagaagaacaagaagaaaaaacgACAATGGTTTGCAAATGTTGTTATTGTCGAAATTCGTCAGTGTTGTTCCTTCCTTGCCGACACCTTTGTTCGTGTAAGGATTGTGCAACTTTTCTTGATTCTTGTCCCGTTTGTAGAACACCAAAGAAAGCTTGCATTGAAGCCTTGATTTCTTAG